Part of the Terriglobia bacterium genome, CCGAAGATGCTGAAGCTGCGGAACGCGGCCAGGCACAACCTGAAGAACGTCGACATCGAGATTCCGCTTGCGATGATGACCTGCATCAGCGGCGTTTCCGGCTCGGGAAAATCCACGCTCGTGCATGATTGTCTCTTCGAAGCGCTTAAAGCCGCTCTGCAAAACACCGATCCCGGGATCGCAGCGGGCGTCATCGAGACGGGCACGAAATGGATCACCGACGTCGTCCTGGTGGATCAGAGCCCGATCGGCCGGACACCCCGGTCCAATCCCGTGACATACATCAAAGCCTTCGATCACATACGCGACGTGTTCGCCTCGACGCGTGAAGCGCAGGCCCGCGGATACAACTCCGGCAGTTTCTCTTTCAATATTCCCGGCGGCCGGTGCGAAGTGTGTCAGGGCGATGGAACCGTCACGGTGGAAATGCAGTTCCTCGCAGACGTCGAACTGGTTTGCGAAGAGTGCAAGGGCACGCGCTACAAAAGCGGAGTCCTCGAAGTTTTGTATAAGGGCAAGAACATCTACCAGGTCCTTCACATGACGGTTCGCGAAGCGCTGATGTTCTTTGCCAACGTCCCGAAAGTCACGAAGAAGCTGAAAGTCCTGGAAGAGGTCGGGCTCGGCTACCTGCGGCTGGGCCAATCGGCCACGACGCTGTCCGGCGGCGAGGCCCAGCGTATCAAGCTCGCGTCCTATCTCGCGCGTGAAACGAGCGAAAAGACGTTATTTATTTTCGACGAGCCGACCACCGGCCTGCACTTTGACGACATCAACAAGCTGCTTGCCGCGTTCCGGCGTCTGATCGACGCCGGAGGTTCCGTGCTGATCATCGAACACAATCTGGACGTCATCAAATCGGCCGACTGGGTCATCGACCTCGGTCCCGAAGGCGGCGACGCCGGCGGATATGTTGTCGCCACGGGAACACCTGAACAGATCGCCGCCAACCCGGCGTCGGTCACAGGCGAATACCTGAAGAAGACGCTGGGATGAGAAGTCCATGGCAGCACTGGTACTGATCCTCGCTCTGTTCCAGTCCGCTCAGGACATCTACACCACGGCGAATGCCGACTTCGCCGCCGGCCGCTGGGCCGACGCCGCCGCCAAGTACGAGCAGGTCCTCAAAGAAGACGCGAAGCATATCCCTTCGCAGTTCAACCTGGCCGTTTGCAGGACCAAGCTGGGCAAAACCGAAGAAGCAATCGGCGCCTACAAGCAGCTGCTCGATCAGGACGGAACGATCTACGAAGCGCGCATCAATCTCGGCCTGCTTCTCGACCAGACCGGCAAGCGGGCCGAGGCCGGCGAACAATTCGAGAAAGCGCTCGCCCTCCGCCCGGACGATGCTCAAGCGGAGCTGAATCTCGGCATGTTCTATATGCGGGGCGATGAGGACAAAAAAGCGTACCCCCATCTCATTGCGGCCTTACAGAAGGGAGTTGCGACACCAGATCTTTATATTCTTCTTAGCGAGGCGGAACATTCGCGCAACGACGAAGTCAAGTCGCGGGAGTACCTCACCAAAGCGGCGGCCCTCGATCCCGGCAATACGAATATCCAGCGCCAGTTGGGCATTTCGTTCTTCGACGA contains:
- a CDS encoding tetratricopeptide repeat protein; this translates as MAALVLILALFQSAQDIYTTANADFAAGRWADAAAKYEQVLKEDAKHIPSQFNLAVCRTKLGKTEEAIGAYKQLLDQDGTIYEARINLGLLLDQTGKRAEAGEQFEKALALRPDDAQAELNLGMFYMRGDEDKKAYPHLIAALQKGVATPDLYILLSEAEHSRNDEVKSREYLTKAAALDPGNTNIQRQLGISFFDEKNYAAAIPHLEQAVNGDPKDTDFLYMLGKSYEELKAYTQALPILQQVLQIKPDAVEAYATMGAIFYAQQDWVRAAQAMTRVTQLKPREAVGYFVLATCLDKLGNEKEALVQYNKFLQLDDGSNDARSFQARERARTLERRLKR